The Loxodonta africana isolate mLoxAfr1 chromosome 1, mLoxAfr1.hap2, whole genome shotgun sequence genomic sequence ctgataacttgcccaaagtactgagatgaagtctcgccatccttgcttctaggagcattctggctgtatttcttccaagacagatgtttgttcttctgggagtccatggtatattcaatattcttccacaaTTTGAAGCCTCCATAATTtgaagccatcaattcttcttttgtcttctctattcattgtccagcttttacatgtttttgaggtgattgaaaataccatgacttgggtcagacacaccttagtccttaaaatgacatctttatttttgaacactttaaagaggttttttgaagcagatttgccaaatgcaacatgtcattttatttcttgactgctgcttccgtgggtgttgattgtggatgcaagtaaaatgaagtccttgacaacttcaacattttctgcgtttatcatgctgttgcttattggtcgagttgtgagaatttttgttttgtgttgaggtgtaatccatactgaaggctgtagtctttgatcttcatccataagtgcctcaagtcctcttcactctcagcaagtcatcagcatattgcaggttgttaataagcctccctccaatcctgatgccacattctccttcatatagtccaggttcttgtattattttctcagcataaagACTGATTAAATGTATTCCTTTAGATTATGTATGTAAATATGGTTAATTCTTTTAGATTCTGGTGAAAGAGGGAACTTTACTAATTTTATGAGTCCAGCATAGCCTAGATACAGATACCCAGAAAGGACATTAGAAGAGTGAAAAAATGAATCTAATTCACATCAGAAtcaaagcaaaggagaaaaaacTCGTATGGTCTCCTCAATACACGGAATTCGATAAAAGTTAATATTTATTCATGCTAAAATATTCCATCAGTCTAAGAAAGTAAGGGATCAAGGAATATACATTTGACAAAAAATGGTGTtaggattgaactgtgtccccccaaaatatgtattgtaaatcctaacccctatagccATGAATGTAATCTCACCCGGGTATAGAGTTTTCTTTATCATGTTAAAGAGGTCATATCAGTGTGGAGTATGTTTTAAACCCAACACTTTTGAGTTACAAAAGGAGCAGACTAGgtacagaagcaaggaagcacaaatggggaaagattgatgccacatggagatcatcaaagaacaaaagaagagaagctgaaagacaaaaggattttcccccagagcggacagagagagccttcccctagcgCCAGCACTCTGAAAccagacttctagccacctaaactgtgagaaaataaatttgtttgttaaagccaaccacttgtggtatttctgttatagcagcactagatgactaggacacgTGCAAACATGACACCTATCACATTCATTATATAGCAATAGTGAAGTAAAACCTCTGTTTGATTAGGAATAAGAAGATAAGGATGCTCACAGTTACTACTTGTCATCATTACTGGTCTAGTTAGTGCAGCAAGTTAAGAGAAACAAAAGTTATataaattggaaagaaaaaataaaacttatttttcaCAGATGACGTtgcatatgtaaaaacaaaacaaaataaacacacacacacaaaacattgccatcgagtcaattactacttacaacaatcctatagaacagagtagaactactccatagagttttgaaggctgcaaatctttatggaagcagactgacacatctttctcctgcagagctgctggtgggttctaactgctgaccttccagttaacacccaagtgctttaatcactgtgccaccaggcagaTAACCTAAAATAATCTATAAATAAATTGTTAGAATTAATAAGTATGTTTGCCAAAATCTGAATACAGGGTCAATacatgaaattaattttataattaattGATATTCTACCAACAGTCAAAATTGAAATTGAAAAATTTAAGGATACAATTTATGATAGaataaaaatggatcaaataccagGAGGAAATTTCACAAAAATAGATTTGAGACATCTAAATACAAAACTATAACATTGTTAAGATAAATTTAGAGGGCTTAAGTGAAGGGAAGAGTCCCTGAATAATGCAAACAGTCATaggctcacctgctaactgaaaggttgggtgttggtgtctacctagaggcaccttggaagaatgatctggtgatcaacttctgaaatatcagcttgtggaaaccctatagggcacggttttaccctgacacacatgaggacaccatgagtcagagttgactcaatggcaacttcttttttttttttttttttgtgaatccaGAGCATATAAATCCTtcataatattaaaaagaaaataggaaaaattGGCAAAAACTTGAACAGGTATATCTCAACGAAGAAGCACAAATggccaaaatattttaaaaacgaTGCTAATTTTTATCAATAATCACAAAAATTAGAATCATCATGCACTTCAACTAGTTTggctaatatttttaaatatctgacagaatgaaatattgatgAAGATGTGGAGCAACAGAAACTCAGTGACGGCAAGCATGTAATCTCATACAACTACTTCAGAAAATTTTGACGGTATTTTAAAAAGCTGAGTACAGGTATACTGAGGATAGAGATTATCTCTGtttgtctacctacctacctacccatcCATACTTCCATCCATacttccgtccgtccgtccttccatccgtccgtctgtccatccgtccaaccaaccatctatccatccatctcttTCTATCATCTATATCTTGAGAGAAATACATGCAAAATGAGCCAAAATATGCACATAAAGATGTCCAAAACAGTATTTTCTTAAGtgccaaaaactaaaaaaaaaaaaactaatgttcATGAACGGTAGAATAAATTATGTTTGGAATACTGCAGCAATAGAAATGAGTGAAGTTGCAgaaatactcaatacatggataAATCTTAAAAAAGTGTGATGTTatttgaaagaagccagacaaaacagaaaccacttatataaaatttcaaaaacattAGAGTTATGCTATATTATTTAGAGATCACATCTgtaaagcaataaaagaaaatgaaatctaaaTATGTAAGTACAATGTTTACTGTTGAGTGGAGAGGATGGAGCACTTTGGGATTCTCAGCAAATTTTTCTAAGACTTGAACCAGGTGGGtgttaaccaaaaaaagaaaacccatttctgtcaagtcgatttcgactcgtagGTGAAAGTTACATCAGGGTATTTAACTGTAAATTGTCAAGCTGTACACTCATGTTCTTTGAATCTGAaaaattctattttatatattatttatatatatcttcctctcttctgttttctttgctcTATTTCTTAAACACTTATTCTTTGCATGTGGAATTCCAGAAACGTGGAGTTCTTAACAGTTCTAAAATACTAAATACATACTCAGAATACTGAATGTCTCTCTACTGTAGACATCTCAGAACAACTGAGAGTATTGCCATCATCTGGGAAGCTGGGATGAATTGAAAAGCCACTACAGACCTTAAATAATTATAAGCATCTCAGAGTTCGTGATGCTTCAAACAGCTATTGAACAATTTTTACTTTAACTTCTCCAGTGGGAACATCTAGACTTCAGAATTCTCTTAAATTCATGTTTTTCACATTTGAGAACTACAACAAGGACAAAATATGGTATTCCtaattttttgctttatttaagCTTCCAGCTTTCATGAGAGAGGGGGTATGAGAAATAGAATGATCCATTCTAgcattttttaaacttctttatTGTGAATAAAAATTTATGACAGTGTAATTACCATGATATAGAgtaagagatggagaaagaaaaaaaataatattggCTACTACACCAGAAACATAAAGGACttgtttcttaatttccttttaaagGTTGCTTATCATTGATGTATAGAAATCTAACTGGtatttgtgtgttgaccttgtatcctggtactttgttaaattcatttattagctccagTAGCTTTCTCATGGATTCTttaggagtcttttttttttttttttttataggatcgTATCATCTGTGaaaaggaatagttttacttcttccttccttccttccttcctttttatttctttttcttgcttatttTCTCTGGCtaaaacttccagcacaatatttaATAGAAGTGGTGAcagcaggcatccttgtcttattcctgaccCTAAGCGGGTATCatcgattgaattgtgtcccctcaaaatgtgtgtcaacttggttaggccatgattcccagtattgtgtggttctccttcattttgtgactaattttcctatatgctttaaatcctaatttctgcctgtgTTTGTTAGTGAGGCAAGATTGATCATGTTggagaggactagggtgggatgtaacatcctAGCTCAGGTCACACCtctgatgcaatgtaaagggagtttccttggggcatGGCCAGCACTACCTTTTATAgcacaagacataaaaggaaagagagatgtgagcagagaaTGGGGGAACACACATCACCAAGAAAGGAgacccaggagcagagcttgttctttggacctggggttcctgtgcagagaaactcctagtcagGAGGAGATCGATtagaaggatcttcctccagagctgacagtgagagaaagccttcccctggagccgagggcctgaatttggacatatagcccactagactgtgagaaaataaatttctctttgttaaagccatccacttgtgatatttattaatagcagcacaagatgactaagacagaatttggtattgagagagtggggtgctgctcttaacagatacctgaaatgtggaagcagttttgaagctGTGAATGGAtggaggactcagaaggaagggaggagaactgttaacaccagagacggcacagatggtgagaagcagcagcaaagaataggcagcagcagaaccaggagaacagtgtgagatggcactggagccaacccattGAGCGAGAGAGCCGAGTGcgtttgcacaggaggcttcctggcagagtggggtgcctccaggcacttattggtgaagttacagagctttggaacacttgccccagcaggacaGGTGAGGCCCGAGGGCTGAGAGGCCAAAAAAcctggaagcagaagctgaagagaaaggaacacaggaagctgagtaGTCTCAGTATCAAAGGGTATGGCCTTAACCTctggagtttcaaagggtggagccatggcctctggtgtttccaggaatggagttgccactcagatggactaggataaTGTTGGGCCTAAAGCCAAGAGAGCAGAATTgccgtcccagtgggcctggaatgaGGTGCTGAAGCCCAGGGTGAAGGGATCTCCATTCAAAATCTAGAGatcaatacctagagtctgaagGGCAGAACCATCATGTAAATTGTTTCAGAGaacaaggattattttcaaagccttgagggctaatgtaatgtgttctgcaaacttgcttggtgcctgttatgtcttctttccctccagtttctcccatttgtaatggaaatatctagcttgtgcctgttctgccagtgtactttgaaagcagataaccAGTATTCTATATTACACAAAAGAAGAGGaattttttgaattttggacttggagttgatttaagacttttgctatgataagATGAGGTGAGTATGTTTTATATATAGCAAGGACATAAATTCTGggtggagtgtcatggattgaattgtgttccccaaaatatgtgtcaattttgttaggccatgatttccagtattgtgtggttgtcctccattttgtgattgatatagcTTTACTGtattttgtaaatcctaatctctgcctgtgattaatgaggcaagattggatcaTGTTGGAGaaggttagggtgggatgtaatacccttgcccaggtcacatccctgatccaaggtaaagggagtttctctggggtgtgggctgcaccaccttttatcttacaagagataaaaggaaagagagatgcaagcacagagtgggggacctcacagcaccaagaaagcattgctgggagcatagtgcatcctttggacccagggttcctgcacagagaagctccaagtccaggggaagattggtgagaaggaccttcctccagtgccgAAAGAAAAaggcttccctggagctgatgccctgaaattagacttctagcctactagactgtgagaaaataaatttttttctgctaaagccatccacttgtggtatttctgttatagcagaactagatgactaagacagggaaaGCACTTGGTCTTTTGCCATTGAATTGGATGTTATCTGTGGGTTTTCATAAATACCCTTTTTCAGATTGAGGAATGCACCTTCTATTCCTACCGTGTTGAACAATTTTATCATCAAAATGTGCTGGATTTTGTTAAAAGCTTTGTCTACATCAATTAAGAAGATCATgtgcttcttttcctttgttttattaatgtggtgGAGTATATTAGGTGATTTTCTAGTGCTGAACCATCCTTggattcctgggataaatcccccTTGATCATAGTGTACAATCCTTTTTTTtcccataatttattttatttttgttgttgtcattgagaatatacacagcagggcatgcatcaattcaacaatttctacatgtacaattcaatgacattgatttcattcttcaagttgtgcaatcattctcactctgcttttcctccccattaacataaactcactgccccctatgtTTCCcatctaaacttttgagttgctgaTGGCAATTTGATCCcttacagatagttcttaaaagagcacacaatgctcaaggcagacattctttaacaGTGAAGCAAAattgttgtttggtttttagaagtttttatgggtatttttggtttaaggttaatctcacagcaatagttttaggggttcatccaccaTCCATGGCTCGAAAAaggctggattccatgagaatttgaaattctatgcTGCATTTTcaccattttgatcaggattcttctatacaatctttgatcaaaatgttcagtaacagttgcagggtaccatccagttctggtctcctTGCAGAGGGGatggttgttcatggaggcaattagccacacattccattccttcctcctgttcctgactctccttctgctGTTGCTCCAGGGAAACAGAGACCTATTGTTGTAACTTGGAtagccacttgcaaacttttaagaacccaggcactatgcaaagaACTAGGAGACAGTGCCAAAGCTTTAAACGTATTAGGCCAATTACCtgtgatgtcccatgaaaccatgatcaaAAACCTCCAAACGAGAAACTAAAACCCTTGAGGTGTTTGCTTGTGCATAAGCAGCTTCAGAAGCTGcaccttttttgttgttattgtaaataAATCTATACAATTTTTATATGCTTTTGACttagtttgctagtattttgttgaggattcttgtatctatgttcataagtGATATcagtctgtagtttttttttttttgtgtgtgtggtatcttttcctggctttggtatcagagtaatgctggcctcacagagtgagttaggaagtgtttctACCTGTTCTATGTTTTGGAAAAGTATAGAAGCATTGGAACCACATCTTCTATAAATGTCTGGTAGAATTCCCTATCCGgtcctggacttttctttgttgggtggtttttgattactgattccaTTCTTCACTTGTTCTAGTTCTGTTGagatcttttatttcattttaagtcAACGTAGCAAGCttatgtatttctaggaattgtTCCATTTAATCTAGAAAATTAGGTCGTTGGCATGCAATTGTCCATGGTCTTCTCTTATCCTCTTAATTTCTGTAAGGCCAGTTGCAATGTTCCCACTTTCGTTTCTGATGTTATATATttgtatcttctctctttttttctttgtcagtgtaACTAAAAGATTTGTCTaatttattaatcttttaaaaaacCAGCTTCTGATTTCACTGATTCTCTCAATTGGTTTTCCGTTCTCGATTTCATTTACCTTTGCTTTGATCTttgttttctccttccttctgttGCTGCTGTGAAAAAGAGTttggtgtttcctcaaaaagttaaacatcaaATTACCgtaggatccagcaattccactcctaggtataaacccaaaagaattgaaagcagaaatgCACAGAGATACTTATacgccaatgttcattgtagcactattcacaaagtCTTTACCAGTGACATTGAGCACCATCTGTGGCTCTATATTTGTGGTATATGTATTCCTGAAAATGGGCGAGGTAAAGCTGTTATACCTTAAAACATGTGCTATAAGAACAGATTTTCACCTAATTGAATGTATGACAATGATACTTAGTTTGCATAATGAAAGGAAAGTATTAGAATTAAATTGATCAACTTCAATATAACTGGGGTAAAAGCCAATGCATCaatgaaagttatttttaatgTTGGCACCACAGCTagcaatttaattttaaatatgggTTTTTGTACACATGTTGGCATGTATTAATTATCCAATAAATACActgaattttactgtattttttttctgagtattttCCCTCGCTTATGTGAAGATTACAAAATAAGTGGTTTACACTTAAAGGTTGGAAAGGGCCAATTTTCACATTGGAAATTGCTGGAAAAAACAGTGTCCTGTTGTGTCcatgaaatgtttttcttttccaatcaGCCTTTTCATGGCCCCCTTGAACTCTTTATTCCTTAGTGTGTAGATCAATGGGTTCAAGCTGGGGGTAACAATGGAATAAAAGATACTGAGAAGTTTGCCCTCATCCTGATTTGGACTGTTTCCTGGTTGTATGTACATGTAGATTAGAGTCCCATAGAAGATGGATACCACAATGAGATGGGAGGAACAAGTCCCAAATGCTTTTTGTCTCCCTGTTGCAGATTGGATCTTGAGTACGGTTACAGCAATGAAGCCATACGAGACCAGAATGAGAAGAAGAGGAACAAGAACCATAAGAAGGCATACAACAAATGTGGTTACCTCTATGGCTGTGGTATCCACACATGCAGTCTTCACCATGGCAGATATTTCACAAAAAAAGTGGTCTAGGTTGTGGTTTCCACATCGAGGAAGACTCATGGCATAGGGGGAAAGGATCATGCAACCAGTAAAACTAACTAACCAGGCCATGGCCACCAAGCCATGGCAGAGCTGTGAGTTCATTATGGTCATGTAGTGCAGAGGCTTGCAGACAGCGTTGAACCTGTCATAAGACATTACAGCTAGAAGGATACATTCAACGATGCAGAGTGTGACATCGTTGAAAAGTTGAAAGGCACAACCACCAAAGGTTATTCTCTTGTCTTTACCCCAGATATTGACCAACATCTGTGGGACTATATTTGTGCTGTAACAGAGATCTAAGGCTGCCAAATTTCTAAGGAAGAAATACGTGGGAGTTTGGAGATGGTCATCCAGGAAAGACAGCAGGATGATGGCCATATTTCCCATCAAGGCAATGGTGTAGAAGAAAAAGACAACCCCAGAGATGATCATCTCCAGTCGAGGGTGCCCTGTGAATCCAAGAAGTATAAATCCATTGAAGCAGCTCTCATtgatcattctttttcttttttaaaatagccATTCTGAAGATGGAATAATCAACATGTTGGAAGGCACAGTGAGTATATTTACGAGCTTCATTGCCAGACGAAAGTCAAGTATTGCATTCAAGGTgtagatatttctttttttaactaccaaacatatataaacatttttttcatcatctagataatgttaaaaacttTAAACTGTGGTAGTAAAAGTTACAGATTATCGGATAGTTTTTTGAATATCAAATGAAAACTCCAAAGTATGTTATAATGAAAAGAATGGTTGCTAAAATCTGGAAATCTGTATCAATCACTGTAGTATGTAAAAGGAAACTCTGTTAAATTTAATATCATTAAATGTCTTCTAATGTCTGGCTCTTTCCTGGAAGAATTTCCTCCAATAACATAGCAGCTGTGCAGGCTTaaggatgcagaattcaaatcaATAACTTCTCATTTgatcttttttattataattatttttttatcattctaCTAAGGAGCAAAGCCCCATTAATATTGAATAAAGCAAAGGGAATAACTTCCAATACTGTCTGATCCTAAAAGTTTTCTGGAGTTATTTTGAAATATACAGATGCCTGTGACCTCTCTTGAAAAGCTCTATTTTATTGACTGATTTATTGATTATTTGATTGGGTGGAAGATTGGCATGAGTAATCATTTTTATTATCCTAAATGCAACAGAAAGGACTGCAGTTTTGACCTGCACCTTTCACTGCACTGTGGTATAAACTtgccataccaaaaaccaaacccgttgcctcttgccatgaagtcaactgactcatagcgaccctttaggatggagtagaactgcccagtaatgtttccaaggctgtaatttttacgggagcaggttGCCACTTCTTTTTCCTGACGTGGGTTCCattgcctttcagttagcagcccagcacttaaccactgcacaaccaggactGTTTCATTTgccaaagaatttaaaaaatatgtatttgcaCCTTGTAGACAGGATATCCTAGAATGAGGGGAAACATAGTAGTATCACTTAAATCAACATCATTCTGTATTTTGTCACTTTATTCAAGCTAGGACCAAAACTTAtacccaagttttttttttttttttttttttttttcctccgggGCTGTTTTCTTCACCAATGTGCACAGATAACTTTCCAACCTCTTTCAGAAATGCATTTCTCATCTAGTTATCTATTTATGACAACGAGTTCAAAAGTCTTAAGTACAGTTGTGGGTAAAGAAACTGGATGAAATGTGATATTCTTCCCTTCTTAATATTAGGGGCCAGGATGTTGTGGAGGGTTGTTCTTTGTGATAAAGACTGTTTAGCAGCATCCAGGGTCTCTACCAATAGCCAGTATCTAGTACTAGGTGCCCATAACTCCCtttcccagttgtgacaaccaaaaatctTTGTGAAAATTGCCAGATATTCTCTGTGGAACAAAATTGccctgagaaccactgccttaatCTATAAAGAATTTAGGCCCAACTCCAGCTTTGTTCTTATAGTTTCTTATTTGAAATTCTCAAATTATCCCCTTTTTACCTTAGTCTTCTCTACATCACCCCCATCTTTTACTCCTTCTTTTCAGATCCAGAAATGCatccttttattaaaaatattattttgtcatggactgaattatgtctcccaaaaagcgtgtgtatcattttggctgggccatgattctcagtattctgtggttgtcctccattttgtgattgcaattttatgttaaagaggattaggatgggattttTACACCCTTAACAGATGATAcccagatccaatgtaaagagagtttccctggagtgtggcctgcacagctccagagataaaaggaaagagatgctagcagagaggagggatGTCATGCCACCAGGAGCACaacacatcctttgaacctggggtccctgcacctgaaaagCTCCTCGATCAGGGGAAGActaatgagaaggaccttcctccagagctgacagagaaagaaagccttcccctggagctgatgccctgaatttgaacttgtagcctactagactttgagaaaataaatttctctttgttaaagccatccacttgtggtatttctgttctagcagcaccagatgactgagACATTATCTGTTTTCCTCTATGCTGTTCATTCTATCATTTACAGTCTCTTAAGGTCCTGTTCTCCATAAATTTATccctttcttaattttaaactGAGATTCTACTACTCATTTACATCTTTCCCTCGGTCTATAAAACTACTTAATTCTAATAACGTTTCAGTAAAAATGTTAAGCCTCTTCAAGAAATGTTATTTTCCTACTTGTATCCCTAGTGACTAATTCCAGACTTAGGCATAGAGAAGGTTGCcagtaaatatttgtcattttaaaagTGAATCTGTGATCCTCACCTGTCCCCTTTATTAAACTCTGAAAGAGAAGTTTCTCCCTAAAACACAACTTAGATCACATCTTCAAAAATACAATATGACTTCTCTcacatacattatttaaaaaatattacctcAAAGACAAAGGTGGCAATAACTTCTTAAACCAAAAATCTCTTCTCAGTTGTCTTAACTACTTGAGCTTATATGTGCCATACGGCAACACTGACCAATATCTTATTTTGAaagaattttcttctctttcaaagcAGTATCATGAACCTCCATTAGAACTTCTTTTGAGTTCACTTttcttcttcactttcctttACTCTGCCATTCATTTCTTTACCTTTCATTTCACCCCTCCCCCCTACCCATCTCCAAATTTCTCTAATCAGATATCTGCTTTACTCTTTGTTTCATTGATTACCTTCATTTTGTGGCTTGAGTTACTAGCTTTGAACAGATAGCTGCCATCTGTCTTTACTAATTTCACTTTCCTACTCTATTACCAGATGCACGATTTTACCAGCATACTCAACATCAACACATAGGTTTAAGTCCTAGTTTCACATAAGCACGTAGGTTTACAACTCATTTCACACGTTATAGTTCAGCATTGAATCCATGAGTTTTATTCCTCCAACAAATCTACTGTTTCTTTCACTGTGATAGACATTTATTTTGTTAGAAGTACCCTAAAGTacctgttgttcttagttgccgttgagtcagttccaatttagGACAACTCaatgtgttgcagagcagaactgcttcatagagttttcttcattataatcttaacagaagaagatctccaggccttttcttccccagtactactgggtgagttcgaa encodes the following:
- the LOC135232781 gene encoding olfactory receptor 2W1-like — protein: MINESCFNGFILLGFTGHPRLEMIISGVVFFFYTIALMGNMAIILLSFLDDHLQTPTYFFLRNLAALDLCYSTNIVPQMLVNIWGKDKRITFGGCAFQLFNDVTLCIVECILLAVMSYDRFNAVCKPLHYMTIMNSQLCHGLVAMAWLVSFTGCMILSPYAMSLPRCGNHNLDHFFCEISAMVKTACVDTTAIEVTTFVVCLLMVLVPLLLILVSYGFIAVTVLKIQSATGRQKAFGTCSSHLIVVSIFYGTLIYMYIQPGNSPNQDEGKLLSIFYSIVTPSLNPLIYTLRNKEFKGAMKRLIGKEKHFMDTTGHCFFQQFPM